A genomic segment from Modestobacter roseus encodes:
- a CDS encoding hydroxymethylglutaryl-CoA lyase, translating into MNDFDLVLPAAVDVREVGMRDGLQLEDPLPLADKLAMLEAIVATGVRRVEVTSFVSPKAVPALADADQVAAELHRFPGVHFSALVANPRGAVRAVDAGVPHLEYVVSAADSHSRANAGRGTAEALAAVGEIAALAHGAGGSLEVVVATAWDCPFDGRTPLTRTVDVARAAVTGGADALCLGDTIGTTTPGRVVRLLDAVRRACPGTPVGVHFHDTRGTGQANALAAVQAGVTQLDASVGGLGGCPFAPGASGNIATEELVWWLADAEVDTGIELAAVLAAAAVTERAVGHPLPSSLYRAGGAPVPRGPVRPS; encoded by the coding sequence ATGAACGACTTCGACCTGGTGCTGCCCGCGGCGGTCGACGTCCGGGAGGTCGGCATGCGCGACGGCCTGCAACTGGAGGACCCGCTGCCGCTGGCCGACAAGCTGGCCATGCTCGAGGCCATCGTCGCCACCGGCGTCCGCCGGGTGGAGGTGACCTCCTTCGTCTCGCCGAAGGCCGTGCCGGCGCTCGCCGACGCCGACCAGGTGGCCGCCGAGCTGCACCGCTTCCCCGGCGTGCACTTCTCCGCGCTGGTCGCCAACCCCCGCGGCGCCGTCCGCGCGGTCGACGCCGGCGTCCCGCACCTGGAGTACGTCGTCTCCGCCGCCGACTCGCACAGCCGGGCCAACGCCGGGCGCGGCACCGCCGAGGCGCTGGCCGCGGTCGGCGAGATCGCCGCCCTGGCGCACGGGGCCGGCGGGTCGCTGGAGGTCGTGGTGGCCACCGCCTGGGACTGCCCGTTCGACGGGCGCACCCCCCTCACCCGCACCGTCGACGTCGCCCGCGCCGCGGTCACCGGTGGCGCCGACGCGCTGTGCCTGGGCGACACGATCGGCACCACCACGCCGGGCCGGGTGGTGCGGCTGCTGGACGCCGTCCGCCGGGCCTGCCCGGGCACGCCGGTGGGCGTGCACTTCCACGACACCCGCGGCACCGGCCAGGCCAACGCGCTGGCCGCCGTGCAGGCCGGGGTCACCCAGCTCGACGCCTCGGTCGGTGGCCTGGGCGGGTGCCCGTTCGCGCCGGGCGCCAGCGGCAACATCGCCACCGAGGAGCTCGTCTGGTGGCTCGCCGACGCCGAGGTCGACACGGGCATCGAGCTGGCCGCGGTGCTCGCCGCCGCCGCCGTCACCGAGCGGGCGGTCGGTCACCCGCTGCCCAGCTCGCTGTACCGGGCCGGTGGTGCGCCGGTGCCGCGGGGGCCGGTCCGGCCGTCCTGA
- a CDS encoding aldo/keto reductase produces the protein MQIRQLRDLTVSAQGLGCMGMSEFYGTGDQAEAERTIQRALDLGVTFLDTADMYGPFTNEQLVGRAIAGRRAEVVLATKFGNERLPDGTRLGINGRPEYVHAACDASLQRLGVEEIDLYYQHRVDPTVPIEDTWGALKELVDAGKVRHAGISEAAPETIRRANAVQPVTALQTEYSLWTRDPEDNDVLATCAELGIGFVAYSPIGRGFLSGQIRSIEDLAADDFRRHHPRFQGEAFEQNLRLVDRVREVAEEKGVTASQLALAWVMAQSGRDGNPAIVPIPGTKRVSYLKENAAAAELTLGEEDLRRLDEAAPAGATAGDRYPDMSSIHR, from the coding sequence ATGCAGATCCGACAGCTCCGTGACCTGACCGTCTCCGCCCAGGGCCTGGGCTGCATGGGGATGAGCGAGTTCTACGGCACCGGTGACCAGGCCGAGGCCGAGCGGACGATCCAGCGGGCGCTCGACCTGGGCGTCACCTTCCTGGACACCGCGGACATGTACGGGCCGTTCACCAACGAGCAGCTGGTGGGCCGGGCCATCGCCGGCCGGCGGGCCGAGGTGGTGCTGGCCACCAAGTTCGGCAACGAGCGGCTGCCCGACGGCACCCGGCTGGGCATCAACGGCCGGCCCGAGTACGTGCACGCCGCCTGCGACGCCTCCCTCCAGCGGCTCGGGGTCGAGGAGATCGACCTCTACTACCAGCACCGGGTCGACCCCACGGTGCCGATCGAGGACACCTGGGGCGCGCTGAAGGAGCTGGTGGACGCCGGGAAGGTCCGGCACGCCGGCATCTCCGAGGCGGCCCCGGAGACGATCCGCCGGGCCAACGCCGTGCAGCCGGTCACCGCGCTGCAGACCGAGTACTCGCTGTGGACCCGCGACCCCGAGGACAACGACGTGCTGGCCACCTGCGCCGAGCTCGGCATCGGGTTCGTCGCCTACTCGCCGATCGGCCGCGGGTTCCTCTCCGGGCAGATCCGCAGCATCGAGGACCTGGCCGCCGACGACTTCCGCCGGCACCACCCGCGGTTCCAGGGCGAGGCGTTCGAGCAGAACCTGCGGCTGGTCGACCGGGTCCGCGAGGTCGCGGAGGAGAAGGGCGTGACGGCCTCCCAGCTGGCGCTCGCGTGGGTGATGGCGCAGTCCGGCCGCGACGGCAACCCCGCGATCGTGCCGATCCCCGGCACCAAGCGGGTGTCCTACCTGAAGGAGAACGCCGCGGCCGCGGAGCTCACCCTCGGCGAGGAGGACCTGCGCCGCCTCGACGAGGCGGCGCCCGCCGGCGCCACCGCGGGTGACCGATACCCGGACATGTCCAGCATCCACCGCTGA
- a CDS encoding GAF domain-containing SpoIIE family protein phosphatase produces MVDQAGGRVSSGTEVPPEAAAALAGTGAPVVDSERSHQASVVGAAEAAVSGTSSDTGARAALPGVLADVPVAVLVIDQSDGAVVYANSAAIELAGNVRLPLPVDTWGASVGLTDLGGAPLASTGNPLSLLAQGRPVTGEAVRLTPQRSSDEMRAASATATDTPAQLLWVTGFPLSRDGSEQRLSLVVFLQLDEGHHLADPDTHLQALRDRAVVATDIAFTITDPRQPDDPLVWVNPSFSRITGYSYEESVGRNCRFLQGSATDLARVADLRTALRAHEPVTTTLLNYRKDGTAFWNQLSITPVFDGEGELVSFVGVQTDVTERVRVEDDRTAAFAAEQAARHEAEVAREAAERAQSRLALMAEATSTLSATLDLDDLLDRLSSLCVPLLADWVFITLVDEHGAVTGTSAAHRRGLTDALRRFAALRIADLPEAAPIRRVLTSAEPVLVPEVTAEILDRAAPDPALRAVMAELGTSSQLTVPLVARRRTLGALTLVAETQERRFGPDDVDLARDLSRRAAMAMDNVRLYQQEHSVAETLQRSLLPELPEIPRISAAGEYVSASTAAEVGGDFYDLLQLPDGSVGIAIGDVVGHDVAAAAAMGHLRGLLRACAWDAGETDAGQVLDRVDTLVQGLHVARMATMVYARAVPPAEPGRPWHLTLANAGHPPLALRRPDGSVELLDGVTGLLIGVDDSVRRRSQTFEVPAGSTLVAYTDGLIERPGADMDTGIALLVERLAVAPVDAPPAELCVAAVGPSPDRRDDIAVIAVRFD; encoded by the coding sequence GTGGTGGACCAGGCCGGGGGACGGGTGAGCTCCGGTACCGAGGTCCCACCGGAGGCCGCGGCCGCCCTCGCCGGCACCGGCGCCCCGGTCGTCGACAGCGAGCGCAGCCACCAGGCGTCCGTGGTCGGCGCCGCCGAGGCCGCGGTCTCGGGCACGAGCAGCGACACCGGTGCGCGGGCCGCGCTGCCCGGGGTGCTGGCCGACGTGCCGGTCGCGGTGCTCGTCATCGACCAGAGCGACGGCGCCGTGGTCTACGCCAACAGCGCCGCGATCGAGCTGGCCGGCAACGTCCGCCTCCCGCTGCCCGTCGACACCTGGGGCGCCTCGGTCGGGCTGACCGACCTCGGCGGCGCCCCGCTCGCCAGCACCGGCAACCCGCTGTCCCTGCTGGCGCAGGGGCGCCCGGTGACCGGCGAGGCGGTGCGGCTGACCCCGCAGCGCAGCTCCGACGAGATGCGTGCCGCCAGCGCGACCGCCACCGACACCCCCGCGCAGCTGCTGTGGGTCACCGGCTTCCCGCTCTCCCGCGACGGCAGTGAGCAGCGCCTGTCCCTCGTGGTGTTCCTGCAGCTCGACGAGGGGCACCACCTCGCCGACCCCGACACCCACCTGCAGGCGCTGCGCGACCGGGCCGTCGTCGCCACGGACATCGCCTTCACCATCACCGACCCCCGCCAGCCCGACGACCCGCTGGTCTGGGTCAACCCGTCGTTCAGCCGCATCACCGGTTACAGCTACGAGGAGAGCGTCGGCCGCAACTGCCGGTTCCTGCAGGGTTCGGCCACCGACCTCGCGCGGGTCGCCGACCTGCGCACGGCGCTCCGGGCGCACGAGCCGGTGACGACGACGCTGCTCAACTACCGCAAGGACGGCACGGCCTTCTGGAACCAGCTGTCCATCACGCCGGTCTTCGACGGCGAGGGCGAGCTGGTCAGCTTCGTCGGGGTGCAGACCGACGTCACCGAACGCGTGCGGGTCGAGGACGACCGGACCGCCGCCTTCGCCGCCGAGCAGGCCGCCCGGCACGAGGCCGAGGTCGCCCGTGAGGCGGCCGAGCGGGCGCAGAGCCGGCTGGCGCTGATGGCCGAGGCGACGAGCACGCTGAGCGCCACCCTCGACCTCGACGACCTGCTCGACCGGCTCTCCTCGCTGTGCGTCCCCCTGCTGGCCGACTGGGTGTTCATCACCCTGGTCGACGAGCACGGCGCCGTCACCGGCACCTCGGCCGCCCACCGGCGGGGCCTCACCGATGCGCTGCGCCGCTTCGCGGCGCTGCGCATCGCCGACCTGCCCGAGGCCGCGCCGATCCGGCGGGTCCTCACCTCCGCCGAGCCGGTCCTGGTCCCGGAGGTCACCGCGGAGATCCTGGACCGGGCCGCCCCCGACCCGGCGCTGCGCGCGGTGATGGCCGAGCTGGGCACCTCCTCGCAGCTGACCGTGCCGCTGGTGGCCCGCCGCCGCACCCTGGGCGCGCTCACCCTGGTCGCGGAGACCCAGGAGCGCCGCTTCGGCCCGGACGACGTCGACCTGGCCCGTGACCTGTCGCGCCGGGCCGCGATGGCGATGGACAACGTGCGGCTGTACCAGCAGGAGCACTCGGTCGCCGAGACGCTGCAGCGCTCGCTGCTGCCCGAGCTGCCCGAGATCCCCCGGATCAGCGCCGCGGGGGAGTACGTCAGCGCCTCCACCGCCGCCGAGGTGGGCGGGGACTTCTACGACCTGCTGCAGCTGCCCGACGGCTCGGTGGGCATCGCCATCGGCGACGTCGTCGGGCACGACGTCGCCGCCGCCGCCGCGATGGGCCACCTGCGCGGGCTGCTGCGCGCCTGCGCCTGGGACGCGGGGGAGACCGACGCCGGGCAGGTGCTCGACCGGGTCGACACCCTGGTCCAGGGGCTGCACGTGGCCCGGATGGCGACGATGGTCTACGCCCGCGCGGTGCCCCCGGCCGAGCCGGGCCGTCCCTGGCACCTGACCCTGGCCAACGCCGGTCACCCGCCGCTCGCGCTGCGCCGGCCCGACGGGTCGGTGGAGCTGCTCGACGGGGTCACCGGCCTGCTCATCGGCGTCGACGACAGCGTGCGGCGCCGGTCGCAGACGTTCGAGGTGCCCGCCGGCTCGACCCTGGTGGCCTACACCGACGGGCTCATCGAGCGCCCAGGCGCGGACATGGACACCGGCATCGCCCTGCTGGTCGAGCGGCTCGCGGTGGCGCCGGTGGACGCGCCCCCGGCGGAGCTGTGCGTCGCCGCCGTCGGGCCGAGCCCCGACCGCCGCGACGACATCGCCGTCATCGCCGTCCGCTTCGACTGA
- the ngg gene encoding N-acetylglutaminylglutamine synthetase translates to MTSAPRRLAGHRTRRGYRAPLTSRSWQQPDAHDLAGMETDVVLDMGWGRLVFGQTFADLSGVLAALRAEETGRRDICIYPRDPQVLVGLAPDELFIDPSYVYRLPLHRYRPREEVIRGVFVRTVTSAAEMGRINDLYAKAGMVVGDAATMWRNHRTRTFTYLVAEDRRTGAVIGTVTGVDHGLGFDDPDGGTSLWCLAVDPQDAPPGTGEALVRVLAERYIGRGRAYLDLSVMHDNAGAIALYRKLGFSRVSAVCVKRKNPINTPLFSPPPAGLAELNPYARIIADEALRRGIRVQVTDPEWGEIRLSLGGRSVLTRESLSEFTSAVAMSRCDDKRVTRRIVERAGVRVPRAVVVDGGDLAAARDLLAACGQLVVKPARGEQGKGITVGVRDDDGLARAVELAGQFCPDVLIEELVAGDDLRVVVIDHEVVAAALRRPAEVVGDGRQDVAALVQETSRRRERATGGESSIPLDDATAEVVADAGHRMGDVLPAGQRLRVRRTANLHTGGTIEDVTDRLHPEIGAAAVRASRAIGIPVTGIDFLVPDVAGPDAVFIEANERPGLANHEPQPTAARFVDLLFPETRRR, encoded by the coding sequence GTGACCAGTGCCCCGCGACGACTGGCCGGCCACCGCACGCGACGCGGCTACCGCGCGCCGCTCACCAGCCGCTCCTGGCAGCAACCCGACGCCCACGACCTCGCCGGGATGGAGACCGACGTCGTCCTGGACATGGGCTGGGGGCGGCTGGTCTTCGGCCAGACGTTCGCCGACCTCTCCGGCGTCCTGGCCGCCCTGCGCGCGGAGGAGACCGGTCGCCGGGACATCTGCATCTACCCCCGTGACCCGCAGGTGCTGGTGGGGCTGGCCCCGGACGAGCTGTTCATCGACCCGTCCTACGTCTACCGGCTCCCGCTGCACCGGTACCGGCCGCGCGAGGAGGTGATCCGGGGCGTCTTCGTGCGCACGGTGACCTCCGCCGCGGAGATGGGCCGGATCAACGACCTGTACGCCAAGGCCGGCATGGTGGTCGGCGACGCCGCCACCATGTGGCGCAACCACCGCACCCGCACGTTCACCTACCTGGTCGCCGAGGACCGCCGCACCGGCGCCGTGATCGGCACCGTCACCGGTGTCGACCACGGGCTCGGCTTCGACGACCCCGACGGCGGCACCAGCCTGTGGTGCCTGGCCGTCGACCCGCAGGACGCACCGCCCGGCACCGGGGAGGCCCTGGTGCGGGTGCTGGCCGAGCGCTACATCGGGCGGGGCCGCGCCTACCTGGACCTGTCGGTCATGCACGACAACGCCGGGGCGATCGCGCTGTACCGCAAGCTCGGCTTCTCCCGGGTCTCCGCGGTCTGCGTGAAGCGGAAGAACCCGATCAACACGCCGCTGTTCTCCCCTCCCCCGGCGGGGCTGGCCGAGCTCAACCCCTACGCCCGGATCATCGCCGACGAGGCGCTGCGCCGCGGCATCCGCGTGCAGGTCACCGACCCGGAGTGGGGCGAGATCCGGCTGTCCCTCGGCGGCCGGTCGGTGCTCACCCGGGAGTCGCTGTCGGAGTTCACCAGCGCGGTCGCGATGAGCCGGTGCGACGACAAGCGGGTGACCCGGCGGATCGTCGAGCGGGCGGGGGTCCGGGTGCCGCGCGCCGTCGTGGTCGACGGCGGTGACCTGGCCGCCGCCCGCGACCTGCTCGCCGCCTGCGGCCAGCTGGTGGTCAAGCCCGCCCGCGGCGAGCAGGGCAAGGGCATCACCGTCGGCGTGCGGGACGACGACGGGCTGGCGCGCGCCGTCGAGCTGGCCGGTCAGTTCTGCCCCGACGTGCTGATCGAGGAGCTGGTGGCCGGCGACGACCTGCGGGTGGTGGTCATCGACCACGAGGTGGTGGCCGCGGCGCTGCGCCGCCCCGCGGAGGTGGTCGGCGACGGCCGGCAGGACGTCGCCGCGCTGGTGCAGGAGACCAGCCGGCGACGGGAGCGGGCCACCGGTGGGGAGTCGAGCATCCCGCTGGACGACGCCACCGCGGAGGTGGTCGCCGACGCCGGGCACCGGATGGGCGACGTGCTGCCCGCCGGGCAGCGGCTGCGGGTGCGGCGCACGGCGAACCTGCACACCGGCGGCACGATCGAGGACGTCACCGACCGGCTGCACCCGGAGATCGGCGCCGCGGCCGTGCGGGCCAGCCGGGCGATCGGCATCCCGGTGACCGGCATCGACTTCCTGGTGCCCGACGTCGCCGGTCCGGACGCGGTGTTCATCGAGGCCAACGAGCGTCCCGGGCTGGCCAACCACGAGCCGCAGCCCACCGCCGCCCGCTTCGTCGACCTGCTGTTCCCGGAGACCCGGCGGCGCTGA
- a CDS encoding MMPL family transporter: MSTLLYRLGRAAYRRRALFTAAWVAVLGAVIALFLTIGGEFDDEFTIPGSESQTALDRLDEVAPAAAGVSADLVFVAPDGSTVTDPQYAQAIGAAVAAAGQVDDVAAVQDPFTTQQISPDGRAALATVTYSVGPLELEEDALERLQSATAPAEDAGLEVAVGGGAFNSGAVTVGPLELIGVVVAVLVLVITFGSLLAAGMNLLVALVGVGIGLTGLLALSGVITLSSTAPTLALMIGLAVGIDYTLFIVSRHRSQLAQGMAPEESAGRATGTAGSAVVFAGLTVVIALSGLAVVNIPFLTVMGLGAAGTVLVAVLVALTLVPALLGFAGARMAPKPGSRAHRRELALAAHADSPARTGGARWARLVTRRPALTVLGVLAALLVCAIPAAQLQLALPDASSAGEETPQRQAYDAIAEYFGPGVNGPLLVFLDGLDPATAEQTAGQAAVSIGGTPTGTPGEFEGGLDDVAYAAPQVVGDGTAAIVSVVPESGPQSEETSALVGDLRDLGDDLETETGAEVSVTGQTAVAIDVSDRLADALLPFTVVVVGLALVLLLLVFRSILVPVKAALGFLLSVGVSFGAVVAVFQWGWLMDLFGVPATGPVISFMPILLMAVLFGLAMDYEVFLVSRMREEYVHGAEPREAVVAGMRHASRVVVAAALIMFSVFGSFVTIEDVTVKAIAFGLAVGVLVDAFVVRMTLVPAVLALLGRSAWWLPRWLDRALPDLDIEGAKLSARDDDRVPEPVAG, encoded by the coding sequence ATGTCCACCCTGCTCTACCGGCTGGGCCGTGCCGCCTACCGCCGACGTGCGTTGTTCACCGCGGCCTGGGTCGCGGTGCTGGGCGCGGTCATCGCGCTCTTCCTCACGATCGGCGGGGAGTTCGACGACGAGTTCACCATCCCCGGCTCGGAGTCGCAGACCGCGCTCGACCGGCTGGACGAGGTCGCGCCGGCCGCCGCGGGGGTGAGCGCGGACCTGGTGTTCGTCGCCCCGGACGGCAGCACCGTGACCGACCCGCAGTACGCCCAGGCGATCGGCGCGGCAGTGGCGGCAGCTGGGCAGGTCGACGACGTCGCCGCGGTGCAGGACCCCTTCACCACCCAGCAGATCAGCCCCGACGGCCGGGCCGCGCTGGCCACGGTGACCTACTCCGTCGGCCCGCTCGAGCTGGAGGAGGACGCACTCGAGCGGCTGCAGTCGGCCACCGCCCCGGCCGAGGACGCCGGCCTGGAGGTCGCGGTCGGCGGGGGTGCGTTCAACTCCGGGGCGGTGACCGTCGGGCCGCTGGAGCTGATCGGCGTCGTCGTCGCCGTCCTGGTGCTGGTGATCACCTTCGGCTCGCTGCTCGCAGCGGGGATGAACCTGCTGGTGGCCCTGGTCGGGGTGGGGATCGGGCTGACCGGTCTGCTCGCGCTCTCCGGCGTCATCACGCTCTCCTCCACCGCGCCGACCCTGGCGCTGATGATCGGCCTGGCGGTCGGCATCGACTACACGCTGTTCATCGTCAGCCGGCACCGCTCGCAGCTCGCGCAGGGCATGGCGCCGGAGGAGTCGGCCGGCCGGGCCACCGGGACGGCGGGCTCCGCGGTCGTCTTCGCCGGCCTGACCGTGGTGATCGCGCTGTCCGGGCTGGCCGTGGTCAACATCCCGTTCCTGACCGTGATGGGCCTGGGTGCGGCCGGCACCGTGCTGGTCGCCGTGCTGGTCGCGCTGACCCTGGTGCCGGCCCTGCTCGGCTTCGCCGGGGCACGGATGGCGCCGAAGCCGGGTTCCCGCGCGCACCGCCGCGAGCTCGCGCTGGCCGCGCACGCCGACTCCCCCGCCCGCACCGGTGGCGCCCGCTGGGCCCGCCTGGTCACCCGCCGCCCCGCGCTGACCGTGCTCGGCGTCCTCGCCGCGCTGCTGGTCTGCGCCATCCCCGCCGCCCAGCTGCAGCTGGCCCTCCCGGACGCCAGCAGCGCCGGTGAGGAGACCCCGCAGCGGCAGGCCTACGACGCGATCGCCGAGTACTTCGGCCCCGGCGTGAACGGCCCGCTGCTGGTCTTCCTCGACGGCCTGGACCCGGCGACCGCCGAGCAGACCGCCGGCCAGGCCGCCGTCAGCATCGGTGGCACCCCCACGGGCACGCCCGGTGAGTTCGAGGGCGGGCTGGACGACGTCGCCTACGCCGCGCCGCAGGTGGTCGGCGACGGCACCGCCGCGATCGTCTCGGTGGTGCCGGAGAGCGGCCCGCAGAGCGAGGAGACCAGCGCCCTGGTGGGCGACCTGCGCGACCTGGGCGACGACCTGGAGACCGAGACCGGTGCGGAGGTCTCGGTCACCGGGCAGACCGCCGTCGCCATCGACGTCTCCGACCGGCTGGCCGACGCGCTGCTGCCGTTCACCGTGGTCGTCGTCGGCCTGGCGCTGGTCCTGCTGCTGCTGGTGTTCCGGTCGATCCTGGTGCCGGTCAAGGCCGCCCTGGGCTTCCTGCTCTCGGTGGGCGTCTCCTTCGGCGCCGTGGTCGCGGTCTTCCAGTGGGGCTGGCTGATGGACCTCTTCGGCGTCCCGGCCACCGGCCCGGTGATCAGCTTCATGCCGATCCTGCTGATGGCCGTGCTGTTCGGCCTGGCCATGGACTACGAGGTCTTCCTGGTCTCCCGGATGCGCGAGGAGTACGTGCACGGGGCGGAGCCGCGCGAGGCGGTGGTCGCCGGCATGCGGCACGCCTCGCGGGTGGTCGTCGCCGCGGCGCTGATCATGTTCTCGGTGTTCGGGAGCTTCGTGACCATCGAGGACGTCACCGTGAAGGCGATCGCGTTCGGGCTGGCGGTGGGCGTGCTGGTGGACGCCTTCGTCGTCCGGATGACGCTGGTGCCCGCGGTGCTCGCGCTGCTGGGCCGCTCGGCCTGGTGGCTGCCGCGCTGGCTGGACCGGGCGCTGCCCGACCTGGACATCGAGGGCGCCAAGCTCTCCGCCCGGGACGACGACCGGGTGCCGGAGCCGGTCGCCGGCTGA
- a CDS encoding fluoride efflux transporter FluC — protein sequence MTALWVVLGALAGAPLRLLVERVAVARRGRGSVAGTLTVNVVGSALLGVLLGLRGVSPAVLALVGTGFCGTLTTFSTYANDVVRLVEEGAVARALAYLTGSLVLGLGAAAAGFLLVR from the coding sequence GTGACGGCGCTGTGGGTGGTGCTCGGCGCGCTGGCCGGGGCGCCGCTGCGGCTGCTGGTCGAGCGGGTCGCCGTCGCCCGCCGCGGCCGGGGCAGCGTCGCGGGCACGCTGACGGTGAACGTCGTCGGCAGCGCGCTGCTCGGCGTGCTGCTCGGCCTGCGCGGGGTCTCCCCCGCCGTCCTGGCGCTGGTCGGCACCGGCTTCTGCGGCACGCTCACCACCTTCTCGACCTACGCCAACGACGTCGTCCGGCTGGTCGAGGAGGGGGCGGTGGCCCGCGCGCTGGCGTACCTCACCGGCTCGCTGGTGCTCGGGCTGGGCGCCGCCGCGGCCGGGTTCCTGCTGGTCCGCTAG
- the crcB gene encoding fluoride efflux transporter CrcB, protein MRGGRVRLRRARGALGALARWALAEALPTPAAGWPWATLLVNLAGCLLLGLLLAVLFPRHPDSRWLRPFLGTGVLGGFTTFSTFAVETVRLVDAGAAATAAGYVAASVLGGLLAAVAGVRLARGARP, encoded by the coding sequence GTGCGGGGTGGTCGGGTACGTCTCCGCCGCGCTCGGGGCGCCCTGGGGGCGCTCGCCCGCTGGGCCCTGGCCGAGGCGCTCCCCACCCCCGCCGCCGGCTGGCCGTGGGCGACGCTGCTGGTCAACCTGGCCGGCTGCCTGCTGCTCGGTCTGCTGCTGGCGGTGCTGTTCCCCCGGCACCCCGACTCGCGCTGGTTGCGCCCGTTCCTGGGCACCGGGGTGCTCGGCGGGTTCACCACCTTCTCGACCTTCGCCGTCGAGACGGTGCGGCTGGTCGACGCCGGTGCCGCCGCGACGGCGGCCGGGTACGTCGCCGCCTCGGTGCTCGGTGGCCTGCTGGCGGCGGTCGCCGGGGTCCGGCTCGCCCGGGGCGCGCGCCCGTGA
- a CDS encoding TerC family protein, with protein sequence MDVPLWLWFAVLAGIGAMLALDLVAHRRAHVIGVREALGWSAAWVAIGVAFGAWIWSAYGADLGQQYFAGYLIEKSLAVDNVFVWAVVFSFFAVPRELQHRVLFLGVVGALVLRGAFIAAGAFLIATFGWVLYLFAALLLWTGWRMLRQRDAHVDPSRSRLLRAFRRHVPMTDAFHGQRLLVRRNGVLLATPLLAVLVLVEASDVVFAVDSIPAIFAVTDEPFLVFTANAFALLGLRAMYFLLADLIHRFVYLKTGLALVLIWVGVKMTLKVDLLYVPTTLSLAVIATILAVSVGLSLRATRGQGRRAAPAPATPPFRVATPEEIASLEPVWRRRREPEPTA encoded by the coding sequence GTGGACGTACCCCTGTGGCTGTGGTTCGCCGTGCTGGCCGGGATCGGCGCGATGCTCGCACTCGACCTGGTCGCGCACCGGCGAGCGCACGTGATCGGCGTCCGGGAGGCGCTGGGCTGGTCGGCGGCCTGGGTCGCGATCGGCGTCGCCTTCGGTGCCTGGATCTGGTCGGCGTACGGCGCCGACCTGGGCCAGCAGTACTTCGCCGGCTACCTGATCGAGAAGTCCCTCGCCGTGGACAACGTCTTCGTCTGGGCGGTGGTCTTCAGCTTCTTCGCGGTGCCCCGGGAGCTGCAGCACCGGGTGCTGTTCCTCGGCGTGGTCGGGGCCCTCGTGCTCCGCGGCGCGTTCATCGCGGCCGGGGCGTTCCTGATCGCCACCTTCGGCTGGGTGCTCTACCTGTTCGCGGCGCTGCTGCTGTGGACCGGCTGGCGGATGCTGCGCCAGCGGGACGCGCACGTCGACCCGTCCCGGTCCCGCCTGCTGCGGGCCTTCCGGCGGCACGTGCCGATGACCGACGCCTTCCACGGTCAGCGGCTGCTGGTCCGCCGCAACGGGGTGCTGCTGGCCACCCCGCTGCTCGCGGTGCTCGTGCTGGTCGAGGCCAGTGACGTCGTGTTCGCGGTCGACTCGATCCCGGCGATCTTCGCGGTCACCGACGAGCCGTTCCTGGTCTTCACCGCCAACGCCTTCGCCCTGCTCGGGCTGCGCGCCATGTACTTCCTGCTGGCCGACCTGATCCACCGCTTCGTGTACCTCAAGACCGGCCTGGCGCTGGTGCTGATCTGGGTCGGGGTCAAGATGACGCTGAAGGTCGACCTGCTCTACGTGCCGACCACGCTCTCGCTGGCGGTGATCGCCACGATCCTCGCCGTCTCCGTCGGGCTGAGCCTGCGGGCCACCCGCGGCCAGGGGCGCCGGGCCGCGCCGGCACCGGCCACTCCCCCGTTCCGGGTCGCCACGCCCGAGGAGATCGCGAGCCTGGAGCCGGTCTGGCGCAGGCGCCGGGAGCCCGAGCCCACGGCGTGA
- a CDS encoding flavin reductase family protein yields MGRVSADVPAPVVDPQLMRDVLGHFVSGVTVVTAAGPDGPVGFTCQSFSSLSLDPPLVAFAPARTSRTWPQLRDAGRFCVNVLGEQQSDLSRQFARSGTDKFAGVRWAPSPHGSPMLEGVVAWIDSELWAEYDGGDHTIVVARVLDLGADASRTPLLFHRGAYGLQQALVEEG; encoded by the coding sequence ATGGGACGCGTGAGCGCCGACGTCCCCGCCCCCGTGGTCGACCCCCAGCTGATGCGCGACGTGCTGGGCCACTTCGTCTCCGGCGTGACCGTGGTGACCGCGGCGGGCCCGGACGGCCCGGTCGGGTTCACCTGCCAGTCGTTCAGCTCGCTGTCGCTGGACCCGCCGCTGGTCGCCTTCGCCCCGGCCCGCACCTCGCGCACCTGGCCGCAGCTGCGCGACGCGGGCCGGTTCTGCGTGAACGTGCTGGGCGAGCAGCAGAGCGACCTCTCCCGGCAGTTCGCCCGCTCCGGCACCGACAAGTTCGCCGGGGTGCGCTGGGCGCCCAGCCCGCACGGCTCCCCGATGCTCGAGGGCGTGGTCGCCTGGATCGACAGCGAGCTGTGGGCCGAGTACGACGGCGGCGACCACACGATCGTCGTCGCCCGGGTGCTCGACCTGGGGGCCGACGCCAGCCGCACGCCGCTGCTGTTCCACCGCGGCGCCTACGGCCTGCAGCAGGCGCTGGTCGAGGAGGGCTGA